A genome region from Clostridium sp. JN-9 includes the following:
- a CDS encoding GGDEF domain-containing protein, protein MLVNIIKLIKSFLFASVEQKYRKEFTDDINELNVTRGKFAAITLIVLEAFQFILWFMINRVMLFAKPQIYYGVMHIILLTAMIVYAVMFFHAGNDISKYETTINRTVTCFIISILLWCGGISLLDQLSSGQITVYTLAIIAIAVTPFYKPINLLIIYLINHVIFIMLLPHFQRYYDILLENYMNSTIFLLVAWVIACMHYKKQVDVFNIRKLLQKKNAELNKLNRKLNRANQMLEKISLTDSLTHISNRMAFDKAIKTQWNICKRQHIPLSLIMIDIDFFKAFNDNYGHQQGDECLRKVASALSSCLRRSSDMLARYGGEEFAVIITYMEKEKVVEYAEQLRKKVEQMAITHMYSSVAKCITISLGVHTEIPSEDSSIQKFIKAADNALYEAKKSRNSTADA, encoded by the coding sequence ATGCTTGTTAACATAATTAAGTTAATAAAGAGTTTTTTATTTGCATCTGTGGAACAAAAGTACAGAAAAGAATTTACAGATGATATAAATGAATTGAATGTAACCAGAGGAAAATTTGCAGCAATAACACTAATTGTTCTGGAGGCTTTTCAGTTCATACTGTGGTTCATGATAAACAGGGTCATGCTCTTTGCTAAACCACAGATATATTATGGAGTTATGCATATAATTTTACTTACTGCCATGATCGTATATGCTGTTATGTTCTTCCATGCTGGTAATGATATATCAAAGTATGAGACAACCATTAACAGAACAGTCACATGCTTTATAATATCTATTTTATTATGGTGCGGGGGAATATCGCTACTGGACCAATTATCATCAGGGCAGATTACTGTGTACACTTTGGCAATAATAGCCATTGCAGTAACTCCATTTTATAAACCAATAAATTTATTAATTATATATTTAATTAACCATGTAATATTTATTATGCTTCTTCCACATTTTCAGAGATACTATGATATTCTTTTGGAGAATTATATGAACAGCACTATATTTTTATTAGTGGCCTGGGTCATAGCCTGTATGCATTATAAAAAGCAGGTGGATGTTTTTAACATAAGAAAACTGCTGCAGAAGAAAAATGCTGAGCTTAACAAGTTAAACAGGAAGCTTAACAGGGCAAACCAAATGCTGGAGAAGATTTCCTTAACGGACAGCCTGACACATATATCCAACCGTATGGCCTTTGACAAAGCCATAAAAACACAGTGGAACATCTGCAAGAGGCAGCACATACCTTTGTCATTAATTATGATAGATATTGATTTCTTTAAGGCATTTAATGATAACTATGGACATCAGCAGGGTGATGAGTGCCTGAGAAAGGTGGCTTCAGCGCTGTCTTCATGCTTAAGGCGCTCTTCGGACATGCTGGCCAGATATGGAGGAGAGGAATTTGCAGTTATAATTACTTATATGGAAAAGGAAAAGGTAGTGGAATATGCAGAGCAGCTTAGAAAAAAGGTGGAACAAATGGCCATAACGCATATGTATTCATCTGTTGCCAAGTGCATTACCATAAGTCTCGGTGTCCATACTGAGATTCCATCAGAAGACTCATCAATTCAAAAGTTTATAAAAGCTGCGGACAATGCTCTTTATGAAGCAAAAAAAAGCCGAAACAGCACTGCTGATGCGTAA
- a CDS encoding MFS transporter, whose protein sequence is MNFIKRTFKGFNIYSGLPRSVYVLASARVVNAMGNFVYPFLTLFLTEHLGFSTVRAGTYFSISAVAQVLGSVAGGKLTDKFGRKKLYLTFQGLTALCYLPCAFLGDSIVIAWLLIIAGFLGNAAQPANSAMVADLTNKDNRKQAYSLLYLGINVGFSIGPLIAAFLYKNYTWLIFLGNFIAITLTLILLYFGIEDTTPSREEIQSSKARHDNESAEDANVIKALLKRPYLLLFFAGAMVNSFIYSSIKFVLPLQMTKVFGSDLGSKYYGYMMSTNGIVIIILTTFIIKLTIKIKPIMNVSMASLFFAVGLGLLGFVKSFPFYILAAVIYTLGEILEATNSGVYIANHSPINQRGRFNAAWPLIMSIGSAISPTVFGMLMTKYGNTTLWVICFILGICASLFLAWVGRFEERYTKKLCKNVL, encoded by the coding sequence TTGAATTTTATAAAAAGAACTTTTAAAGGATTTAACATTTATTCAGGGCTGCCAAGATCTGTGTATGTGTTGGCTTCTGCCAGGGTAGTTAATGCCATGGGCAATTTTGTTTATCCTTTCTTAACACTTTTTTTAACTGAACATCTTGGATTCAGCACAGTAAGAGCTGGTACATATTTTTCTATAAGTGCGGTGGCTCAGGTTCTTGGATCAGTAGCAGGGGGGAAGCTTACTGATAAATTCGGACGTAAAAAACTTTATTTAACCTTTCAGGGGCTTACAGCTTTATGTTATCTGCCCTGTGCATTTTTGGGGGATTCCATAGTAATTGCATGGCTTTTAATAATTGCAGGGTTCCTTGGTAATGCTGCACAGCCTGCCAATTCAGCCATGGTGGCGGATTTAACCAATAAGGATAATAGAAAGCAGGCATACTCTCTTTTATATCTTGGAATAAATGTAGGGTTTTCCATTGGACCATTAATTGCAGCCTTTCTTTATAAAAATTATACCTGGCTTATTTTCCTTGGAAATTTCATAGCAATAACACTTACATTAATTCTTTTATACTTCGGCATTGAGGACACAACACCAAGCAGAGAGGAAATTCAAAGCAGCAAAGCAAGACATGACAATGAATCTGCAGAGGACGCCAATGTAATAAAGGCACTTTTAAAAAGGCCATATCTTTTGCTTTTCTTTGCAGGAGCCATGGTAAATTCCTTTATTTATTCAAGTATTAAATTTGTTCTGCCACTTCAGATGACAAAGGTGTTTGGATCAGATTTAGGTTCTAAATATTATGGATATATGATGTCCACCAATGGAATAGTAATCATTATTTTAACTACATTTATTATAAAACTTACAATTAAGATCAAACCTATTATGAATGTTTCCATGGCATCTTTGTTTTTTGCAGTGGGACTGGGGCTTCTTGGTTTTGTAAAAAGCTTTCCATTTTATATATTGGCAGCAGTTATATATACTCTGGGAGAAATATTGGAAGCCACAAACTCAGGGGTATACATTGCAAACCATTCTCCAATAAATCAAAGGGGAAGGTTTAATGCTGCATGGCCTCTTATTATGAGCATAGGCTCTGCCATTTCACCTACTGTATTTGGAATGCTTATGACAAAATACGGAAATACCACGCTTTGGGTCATATGCTTTATCCTTGGAATTTGTGCAAGCTTATTTTTAGCCTGGGTTGGAAGATTTGAAGAAAGATATACGAAAAAATTATGTAAAAATGTGTTATAA
- a CDS encoding IS1182 family transposase, with protein sequence MRKYINSHKNYTLYRGNYQLKLPLNIEYMIPNNDSVRLLSQFVEEMDLTDLYSTYSRIRENQATPRQMLKIVLYSYMNHNYSSRAMELSCKRDVNFMYLLEGSPAPDHSTFARFRSIHFAPCSETIMAEMSNFLYEIGEISGDTIFIDGTKIEACANKYTFVWKKAVSKNLERLLSKLADFVAECEELYGIKLVYENKVKMKHVKKLRKKLYALKKEENIEFVHGCGKRKTPIQRSIEKLEEYLRKLKEYTQKIHTCGKRNSYSKTDKDATFMRMKEDAMKNGQLKPGYNVQNGVDSQYIVWVTVCDKPGDTTTLIPFIKSMENSLYFKYFKIDADSGYESEENYLYIKENGQLSYIKPANYEISKTRKYKHDISRIENMDYTELGDYYTCKNNKKLTVNKIVKRKSKTGYISEKTIYTCEDCSNCVYKSKCIRGHNCKTPLEERVKNLETSKLFNMLRKEDLERIISDDGCELRMNRSIQAEGSFGEIKQDMGFRRYLCKGKKNVLAESILLAMAHNINKLHNKIQLDRTETHLFPLKKGA encoded by the coding sequence ATGAGAAAATACATTAATTCACACAAAAATTATACTTTATATCGTGGAAATTATCAATTAAAACTTCCATTAAATATTGAGTACATGATTCCCAATAATGATTCAGTGCGTTTGCTAAGTCAATTTGTAGAGGAGATGGATTTAACAGATTTATATTCGACTTATTCCCGAATAAGGGAAAATCAGGCTACGCCACGTCAGATGCTGAAGATTGTACTTTACTCCTATATGAATCATAATTATTCATCAAGAGCAATGGAGCTATCCTGCAAAAGAGATGTAAATTTCATGTACCTTTTAGAAGGTTCACCAGCACCAGATCATTCTACTTTTGCAAGATTTCGTAGTATTCATTTTGCCCCGTGCTCAGAAACAATAATGGCTGAAATGTCAAATTTTCTTTATGAGATTGGAGAAATATCAGGAGATACTATATTTATTGATGGTACAAAGATAGAGGCATGTGCTAACAAGTATACTTTCGTCTGGAAAAAAGCAGTTTCAAAAAACCTGGAGAGATTACTTTCTAAATTAGCTGATTTTGTAGCCGAATGTGAGGAATTGTATGGAATAAAGCTTGTATACGAAAACAAAGTAAAAATGAAACATGTAAAAAAGCTACGCAAAAAGCTTTACGCCTTGAAAAAGGAAGAAAATATTGAATTTGTACATGGATGTGGTAAAAGGAAAACTCCTATTCAACGTTCTATTGAAAAACTTGAGGAATACCTTAGAAAGTTAAAAGAATATACACAGAAAATCCATACCTGCGGTAAACGTAATAGCTATTCCAAGACAGATAAAGATGCAACCTTTATGAGGATGAAAGAGGATGCTATGAAAAATGGTCAGTTAAAACCAGGTTACAATGTTCAGAATGGAGTAGATTCCCAATATATAGTATGGGTTACTGTTTGCGATAAGCCTGGGGACACAACAACATTGATTCCATTTATAAAAAGCATGGAGAATTCCTTGTACTTTAAGTATTTTAAAATTGATGCGGATTCAGGTTACGAGAGTGAAGAAAATTATCTTTATATCAAAGAAAATGGACAGCTATCATATATTAAACCAGCAAATTATGAAATATCAAAAACAAGAAAATATAAACATGATATAAGCAGAATAGAAAACATGGATTATACTGAATTGGGCGATTATTATACTTGCAAAAATAATAAGAAACTAACAGTAAATAAAATAGTAAAAAGGAAAAGTAAGACTGGCTATATAAGTGAAAAAACAATCTATACTTGTGAGGACTGCAGTAACTGTGTTTACAAGAGTAAATGCATAAGAGGACATAACTGTAAAACGCCATTAGAAGAAAGGGTTAAAAATCTTGAGACTTCAAAACTATTCAACATGCTTCGCAAAGAGGATCTTGAAAGAATTATAAGTGATGATGGTTGCGAGTTGAGAATGAATCGAAGTATTCAAGCCGAAGGCTCTTTTGGAGAGATAAAACAGGATATGGGATTTCGTAGATATCTATGCAAAGGTAAAAAGAATGTTTTGGCAGAAAGTATTTTGTTAGCAATGGCACATAATATAAATAAGCTACATAATAAAATTCAGTTAGATAGAACTGAAACGCATCTTTTTCCACTTAAAAAAGGTGCATAA
- a CDS encoding helix-turn-helix domain-containing protein, whose translation MNNFTMIPNEIMSNKNISHGAFKLYCILNSYCYGSKDTCFPSQNTLAQRMNKCIRTIQRYLKELIENGIIIIKRRGSVSNLYQLLTKAAKKAKQTAASLFGKSPNKNPKSKNKVTPDPIETEEEDEFKDCFYCEEEKEYFRKIKKHN comes from the coding sequence ATGAACAATTTTACAATGATACCAAATGAAATTATGTCTAATAAAAACATCAGCCATGGGGCATTTAAATTGTACTGCATTTTAAACAGCTATTGCTATGGCAGCAAGGATACATGCTTTCCATCACAAAACACACTGGCACAGAGGATGAATAAGTGTATAAGAACAATTCAAAGGTATTTAAAGGAGCTTATAGAAAATGGAATAATTATAATAAAGAGAAGAGGTTCTGTAAGCAATTTATATCAGCTTTTAACAAAGGCAGCAAAAAAAGCAAAACAAACTGCTGCCTCTTTATTTGGAAAATCTCCAAATAAAAATCCAAAATCAAAAAATAAAGTAACACCTGATCCTATTGAAACTGAAGAAGAGGATGAATTTAAAGACTGCTTTTACTGTGAAGAGGAAAAGGAGTATTTCAGGAAAATAAAGAAACATAATTAA
- the dnaB gene encoding replicative DNA helicase, which translates to MNNVFYNLEAERNILGLILLDNNNYLEVVNILSPEDFYFDKHKLIYKSMQQLFSKSSPIDLINLSNHLGNNLPEAGGLTYISVLINSVINTHNIVSYADIVKEKSRLRMLDKMLKAVQNYMYKEIPHSMDIINNIQSEISAIEKKSSAESGEIKLIMEEFIDLLELRWKDQGSLQGISTGYKFLDNMLEGFLKQDFIILAARPSMGKTSMALNLALNAALNGKASVAFFNLEMGKIQIVERALSICSNIPAKAVKKAQFDDRQWVEAVQFSSTLANSALFLYDKIYTLQGIRAQCKKLKIQNNLRVVFIDYLQLILNTTRTENRNQDISKISRDLKLLAKELDITIIALSQLSRAPEARLNHRPVLSDLRDSGSIEQDADAVLFLYRDEYYNRDTDDKDIMECIVSKNRNGSVGIKKMKWHKATQKIFE; encoded by the coding sequence ATGAATAATGTATTTTATAACCTGGAGGCGGAAAGAAATATACTGGGACTTATACTACTTGACAACAATAATTATCTGGAGGTAGTAAATATACTTTCACCTGAGGATTTTTATTTTGACAAGCATAAGCTTATTTACAAATCCATGCAGCAGCTTTTTTCAAAAAGCAGTCCCATAGATTTAATAAATCTCAGTAATCACCTTGGAAATAATTTGCCTGAGGCGGGAGGATTAACATATATTTCAGTTTTAATTAACAGTGTTATAAATACTCATAATATTGTATCCTATGCTGACATAGTAAAGGAAAAATCCAGGTTAAGAATGCTGGATAAAATGCTTAAGGCAGTTCAGAATTACATGTATAAGGAAATTCCACATAGCATGGATATTATAAATAATATTCAAAGTGAAATTTCAGCCATTGAAAAGAAAAGCAGTGCTGAATCAGGTGAGATTAAATTAATCATGGAAGAATTCATAGATTTACTGGAATTAAGATGGAAAGATCAGGGCAGCCTGCAGGGAATAAGTACAGGCTATAAATTCCTGGATAATATGCTGGAAGGATTTCTAAAGCAGGATTTTATAATACTTGCAGCCAGGCCCTCCATGGGAAAAACCTCCATGGCTTTAAATCTGGCATTAAATGCAGCCCTAAATGGAAAGGCTTCAGTGGCATTTTTTAATCTGGAAATGGGAAAGATTCAGATTGTAGAAAGAGCTTTAAGCATATGCTCTAACATACCTGCTAAAGCTGTGAAAAAGGCACAGTTCGATGATAGGCAATGGGTGGAAGCTGTACAATTTTCCAGCACACTGGCAAATAGTGCATTGTTTCTTTATGATAAAATTTATACCCTTCAGGGAATTAGAGCTCAGTGTAAAAAATTAAAAATACAAAATAACCTGAGGGTGGTTTTTATTGATTATCTTCAACTTATCTTAAATACCACAAGAACAGAAAACAGGAATCAGGATATTTCAAAAATAAGCAGGGATCTAAAGCTTTTAGCCAAAGAGCTTGACATTACAATTATAGCTTTATCACAGCTCTCAAGAGCTCCAGAAGCAAGACTTAACCACAGACCTGTGTTATCTGATTTAAGGGATTCAGGCAGCATTGAGCAGGATGCAGATGCAGTTTTATTTTTGTATAGAGATGAATACTACAACAGGGACACAGATGATAAGGACATTATGGAATGCATTGTGAGCAAAAACAGAAATGGCAGTGTGGGAATCAAAAAGATGAAATGGCACAAGGCAACACAAAAAATATTTGAATAG
- a CDS encoding IS110 family transposase, which produces MKKVDYLSTLFVGIDIGARQNVVSAINFEQEFFIKMKPVPNTQSGAEQLESMLVKILENNIFKVTIIGLESTSFYGVHIANFLSASEKLVPYKPYVYCLNPKEVANYKDSFNALNKNDGIDSFVIADFARVGRIHTEPWRGSQYLALQRLTRHRLHIVECLTREKTYMLSNVFLKFSEFALLDGEEHPFSNKYGATASSILTDFLSSEDIANASIEELVEFINTKSRKRISDPQMTAKILQQAARNSYRLDKCLYEPLTTSIACSFNCIQAFEKELSTINKAIEKAVMGMNPVEYQILMSIPGFGPVYSSGILAELGSVHAFPNNDAIAKYAGIVWKENQSGDFKAENTPMNKAGNRYLRYYLIEAAGSVIRHVPEYQAFYQKKFAEVTTHQHKRALALTSRKLIRLIFGLLAKNQLYSSNRVD; this is translated from the coding sequence ATGAAGAAAGTAGATTACTTATCAACTCTATTTGTTGGTATCGATATTGGTGCGAGACAAAATGTTGTCTCTGCAATTAACTTTGAACAGGAATTTTTTATTAAAATGAAACCTGTTCCTAATACACAATCTGGTGCAGAACAACTAGAATCCATGCTCGTCAAGATACTAGAAAATAATATATTTAAGGTTACTATTATTGGTCTTGAGTCTACTTCATTTTATGGCGTGCATATAGCTAATTTTTTATCTGCAAGTGAAAAACTTGTGCCATATAAACCCTACGTCTACTGTTTGAATCCTAAGGAAGTTGCTAACTACAAAGATTCCTTTAATGCTCTTAACAAAAATGATGGCATTGACTCTTTTGTTATTGCTGATTTTGCAAGAGTCGGCAGGATTCATACTGAGCCTTGGCGTGGTTCTCAATACCTTGCCCTACAAAGGCTTACAAGACACAGGCTTCATATAGTTGAATGCTTAACCAGGGAGAAGACATATATGCTATCAAATGTATTTCTCAAGTTTAGCGAATTTGCTTTGTTAGATGGTGAAGAACATCCTTTTTCTAATAAATATGGTGCCACTGCTTCCTCTATCCTGACGGATTTTTTATCTTCTGAAGACATTGCAAATGCTTCCATAGAAGAACTTGTTGAATTCATCAATACAAAGAGTCGAAAGAGAATTTCTGATCCACAGATGACTGCTAAAATTCTTCAACAAGCTGCTCGTAATTCATATCGCCTTGATAAATGTTTGTATGAGCCATTAACGACTTCAATTGCATGCTCTTTTAACTGTATTCAGGCTTTTGAAAAAGAACTGAGTACTATTAATAAAGCCATTGAGAAAGCGGTTATGGGAATGAATCCTGTGGAATATCAAATTCTCATGTCAATCCCTGGTTTTGGCCCTGTTTATTCCAGTGGTATTCTTGCCGAATTAGGCAGTGTGCATGCATTCCCTAATAATGATGCTATTGCTAAATATGCTGGCATCGTATGGAAAGAAAATCAATCTGGTGATTTCAAGGCTGAAAATACGCCAATGAACAAAGCAGGTAACCGTTATTTACGTTATTATCTGATAGAAGCCGCTGGTAGTGTCATAAGACACGTTCCTGAATATCAAGCTTTCTACCAGAAGAAATTTGCTGAAGTGACTACACATCAGCATAAACGAGCACTCGCGCTAACTTCTCGTAAATTAATCCGTTTGATTTTTGGATTGCTGGCTAAAAATCAACTCTACTCTTCAAATAGAGTAGATTAA
- a CDS encoding YvrJ family protein yields MDINLVNLIGNVGFPIAISVYLLVRIEGKMDTLAVSINNLSNVITNIKK; encoded by the coding sequence ATGGATATAAATTTAGTTAATCTTATAGGAAATGTGGGATTTCCCATAGCCATATCAGTTTATCTGCTGGTAAGGATAGAAGGGAAGATGGACACTTTGGCTGTCAGCATTAACAATTTGTCCAATGTAATAACCAATATAAAGAAATAG
- a CDS encoding DUF2922 domain-containing protein — MSKTLVMNFLNEQGRKTAVRVNNVKDSLTDAEVMAAMDVIIAKNIFESTGGDLKMKDSASVVDKNTTELTVK, encoded by the coding sequence ATGTCTAAAACACTTGTTATGAATTTTCTCAATGAGCAGGGCAGAAAAACTGCTGTAAGGGTAAATAATGTAAAAGATTCATTAACAGATGCAGAGGTTATGGCTGCCATGGATGTGATAATTGCAAAAAACATATTTGAATCCACAGGCGGAGATTTAAAAATGAAGGACTCTGCTTCCGTAGTGGATAAAAACACCACTGAATTAACAGTAAAATAA
- a CDS encoding DUF1659 domain-containing protein has translation MATTAAKLQSSMTLRYKAGTDVKGKDIIKKQSFANVKVDSANDNIYAVAQSLGKLLPYPVNEILRSDDSSIVSE, from the coding sequence ATGGCAACAACAGCAGCAAAGCTGCAAAGCTCAATGACACTTAGGTATAAGGCTGGCACAGATGTGAAGGGAAAGGACATAATTAAAAAGCAGAGCTTCGCCAATGTAAAGGTGGACTCAGCTAATGACAATATATATGCAGTGGCCCAGTCTTTAGGAAAACTTTTACCTTATCCAGTTAATGAAATCCTAAGATCAGACGACAGCTCAATTGTCAGTGAATAG
- a CDS encoding sigma factor-like helix-turn-helix DNA-binding protein gives MENFKENQTFMLNRDFSHIKKLIERVNNNDLSALPYLNLYFDGVIKRYIKLWSKLLGKHHNEDMESVAHWAVYEATLQFHGDSSKLYFNYVNKRIKSEIIDYKRIEEKHLNKFVEFHNNDEYNNCFNNILDNLNYEAYCIVKILIGHIYDSLNTDEKKLFLLLRAEELSYKEMAEELGITYDCLRQRKKALKDKARKLIEHSSF, from the coding sequence ATGGAGAACTTTAAGGAAAATCAAACATTTATGCTAAACAGAGACTTCAGTCATATAAAAAAGCTTATAGAAAGGGTTAACAATAATGATCTTTCAGCATTGCCGTATCTTAATTTATATTTTGATGGTGTAATTAAGAGATACATTAAATTATGGAGTAAACTGCTGGGAAAACATCACAATGAAGATATGGAATCCGTGGCACACTGGGCTGTATATGAGGCCACCCTCCAGTTCCATGGGGACAGCTCCAAGCTATACTTTAACTATGTTAATAAAAGAATTAAAAGCGAAATAATAGATTATAAAAGAATTGAAGAAAAACATCTAAATAAATTTGTAGAGTTTCATAACAATGATGAATACAATAACTGCTTTAATAACATTTTAGACAATTTAAACTATGAGGCTTACTGCATTGTTAAAATCCTGATTGGTCATATATATGATAGCTTAAATACAGATGAAAAAAAGTTATTTCTTCTTTTGCGTGCTGAAGAGTTAAGCTATAAAGAAATGGCAGAGGAATTAGGCATTACCTATGACTGCCTTAGGCAGAGGAAAAAAGCTCTAAAAGATAAAGCAAGAAAACTTATTGAACATTCCAGTTTTTAA